CCACCCTCGTGGGGAACAACCCCCGCTGTCGAAACCGAACGGTCATTCCAGGAGCTGTGCGTTGGCTGTCCCGCGTCCGGAGCTCGGGGCTTACCTCCTTGAGCTGCTGCAGCTCCTGCCGCAGGGCCTCGTGCTCGCCCTCCAGCTCGGCGTACCTCTGCTTGAGGGCCGCGCTCTCCTCCAGCACGGCCAGGCCGTACCGGGCCGCCTGCAGCTTCTCCTCATTGGCCTCCTGGAGCTCGCGGGCCAGGCGCTGCAGCTCGGCCTCGGCCTCCCCCTCCTGCAGCATGGCCCCGGCACTCAGCGCTCCGCTCGCGCAGGGCTCATGCGCCGCCTGCGGCTCGCTGCCCTGCAAACAGACAAGGGGACCGGGGGCTCACACAGGCGGCACAGCCAGCCTCCTGGGGGCTCCACGGAGCCGCCCCCCCTACAATCAGAGCCCCAGTGGGCGGCTTGCGGGGGATACAGTGTAGGAGACCCGCTCTGGAAAGAGCACCTTTATACGGCGTGCTCCGAACGCAGCGCGGGTGATGCGCTGACAAGGCGCAACACCCTCACGCTGTGCGAGGGGGCCCTGGGACGTGCATTCTGGGAGATCCGCTCACAGGGGTGGCCAGAGCGAGGCCAGCCCACCTGTGCAACGGGCACCTTGCCCCCCCCACCTGGACAGGCCCCGGCTCCGCCTTCTCTGGGGTCACTGTCAGGTCAGTCTGCAGAAGCCCAACCGAGAACTGAGAACAAGAGGcccttctttacccaaagggtggtgggagtgtggaactagAAACCCAGCCGTGCTGTTGACTCCCAAGACCTTCTcacaagaaacaactggatgagatccttagacCAATGTTCCTCACTACCAAATGGCCAACACAAGCTGAACAGCCTCCTGTCATCGGTTCCCGTTCTTATTTTCGCCCTGATATACCAGGATTTATCAAGGCCTCCTGCCTGGGGGCGACGAGGGTCACAAATCTAAACAGGGCAGGTACTGCAGCCCCCAGTCACTGTTCGATCCACTAGTGGGACAGACGGGAAGCTGCTTTGGAGTTGTAAAAGCCTGCAGGGGGTGGATCAAGGAAAAACACTTTATCCTTTAAGCTTATTTTCCTTAACAGATCAGTTTGTGCAGAGACTCCCACCCCCGTCAGAGCCCAAGACACTATAATCCCGCACCTAGATCCATGAGGCACAAAGACAAGACTCTTGACAACTATAGAATCAGTGTAGCAAAtccaatctacagtatgttggatTTTAAACAGACCACATCTAGTTCACAGGTCATCGTGAACTTGAAGAGCTGACCGTGTGCAACCGAGAACGGTCACTGCTGCCCTGCTGGTCACGAACTGCTGACCGGCTCCGGGATCAGTGGTCAGACGGCACCTCCCCCCCCCTCGTTCCTCTAGTGAGACACTGTTGTCCTCAAACCACTGGTCTCCCCGATATTACGGCTCTCCGCCTCTGGTATCCCCTTTCCTCACACGGGCAGAAACATTGCCCAACGGTCTGGCTTCCAATTAAATCTATAAATGTCACAATAACGATTTAATCTCATTTCTTCAGCCGGCACTGAGCGGCTTCCTCCCCAACCAAGACCCAGGCTACTTCTAACATCCCACAGCACCTGTTCCACTTGAATTGAAACCTGGCTGGGGTCCAGGCTCAGAGATCCACCCTGCCTGGAccagtgcacagcactgcaAGATCCCATATTGATCCACCCTGCCTGTGCAAGATCCCAGATTGATCCACCCTGCCTGGAccagtgcacagcactgcaAGATCCCAGAGTGAACCACACAGACGACTGGGACACAcccactccctctctcactgcACATCTGCTTTTATACACCAATCCCATCAAAACACACAGCCTCTCCCAACATGGCTCACACACAAACTGTCATTCAACACTGCCTCACTACACACTATACAGTTATGGGAAAACTGTTGCAAGTTGCTGTGCTAAGTGAACACGAGGCAACACAACCTCTAGATAGTACAAGGTTAAACCCAACATCTTTCTGAAATAATTTGCATAATGGttaacactggggaaaaaaacgaATGAGGCATgtgcaaaagtttgggcacccTTTCAGATGATTAATTActagtttttaatttgtgttttcaaaGGGTCCCATAACTTGACTGATTCATTAGGCCTTAAATCCAGTCAGGTGGAGACAGTCCCAAGGCTGAACAAGTACTCTGCTGCTTCTGGCCCCCAGGTTGTGACTGTTGTCCTGCCTGCTTTCACCAGCTAGGGGCTCCTCTAGGACTTAAAGATCATTCACTCTTCCAAAGCAGGGAGAGGCTGTAAAAAGGCATCGAAACATGTCCAGCTTGCAATTTCAGCTGTCAGAAACATCACTAAGAAAGTTaactctctttcttcttttcaaaaaaAGTCAAGGCAGGATCTGGAAAACCGCTGAGAGAGCTGCTTGAAAACCGGTCAGGACCGCAAAGCAGGACCCTCACAGGAGTAGCTGTCCACTGGGCCACAGCAGACGGTGTTTACACAACAATGAACAGCAGGGTCACCCGAACTACAACCTCATCACAAAAGTCAACGTCTGAGGTACGGGAAGGAAAAACCTGGATAAACTGGAAGCACTGTGGAACAAAGTGCTGTGGAGTGATGAAACGGAAACAACAGGGTGGTGTCTCTGGCCTTCCTGCTGCTCTGGACACTTACTGTGGCCTGTTGCTGGGGGCCCCCAGACAGAGCTGTGAGACACAGAGCGGACAGACAGGCTGACCCACTGCGGAGTGACCACAGGCTCGGACACTCCAGGAGCAGAGCCCACAGACCAGAGGCCCTGGAGACATGACCCCCCCCTGGCCTCTCTCCCTGGGGAGCCAGCGCTACTGGACACCCCCTGCTTCTCCGGGCTAATCCAACAGGCCGCCTCTCGGGTCTAGGTCTAGGCGTGCCAGCTGAGAGATACCGTGTCGTATCTAATCACACGCAGGGCTGGAGAGATTCATCGCCACCTCGAAGGGCTTCATTTtttctgaactgttttttttttctttcggatCATCCATAACGGCCAGCGAACGTGTGTTGTGCCCGAAGGGCAGAACCGAGCCCGCTGGTCCGGCGGCAGGAGGAATGGACGGACGGACGGTCGCCCGCATCGCGGTGCAATCAGCTGGTGGAGAGAGCGGCCGGCGGGCGGGGCGGGTCCGCATGCAAACGGGCTCagacaccagcagcaccagcaccGCGGAGCGCGAGTCCTGCACCCCCACACCCGCAAAGGGGTCGGAGACTGGCAAGCTGCAGCTCCGACCGCTGAGGCGGGACCCGGGGCACCCCGGGGGGGGGGCGGAGGTGACAGCCGGCTTCACCACCCCCGCTTCCTGTCTGCCGCCCCGGCTGAGCGGGTCCCGGGACAGGACAGGGCAGGGCTGGTGAGGCTGgtaacccccccccccgaggATAACAGTCCCGACCCGCCAGCCGGGAGGGTGTGCCCGCGGCCAGGAATACCAGCGGCCCGACGGGATGAGCTGGACGAGGAGAACCTTTCCGCGTAGCGAGCAGCGCCCATGTGCACTTCATTCGACACTACAGAACTAAACCTGTGgcgcttaaaaaaaaaaacccaaactggAAAGCGACCTCGGCAAAGGCACCGACACCGCCGCTGTTTACAAACCCACCAGGAAACAAAAccgaacaaacaaacaaacaaaaaaaaaacatcgttTAAAAGCGTCAGCTCCTGAAACGCAGGACGGGGTTGGGCTGGGGAACCGCGAACACACGGAACTACCCACCAGAGTGACGATCAGATCGCGCCGTTCGCAAGAAGGAacaacaaacacacagacacacacaaaccaaCAAGGTTTCTTTCTTGCACTTTTGCAAACTCGCAACGCCACGCAGCGCGCCGAGACCCGGAGCAGACCGGCTTCAGGGGCGATCAGCACCGCAGCTCGCCCGGGCCGGACCCGCTCTTCTCCCCCGGGTCCCTGAGACACCGGCGCTCCCGGCCGGAGCAGAGGCGCCCCTCTCCGCCCGGGGAACCGCGACACGAACCGCGGCTGGACCTCTCCTCCCCAGCGGCCTGGCCGGGACACCCACCTGTCATGGCACGGCACGGCGCGCCCGGCCGCTCCCGGTGACGGCGCCTCGGCTTCGGGCTGGGTTACCCTCCGGGTCGAGGCGGTGCGGAGGTGAGTGGAGTGTCTCGGTGGTGTCGGTGTCGGTGTTGGTGTCGCCGACCCGCTCCCCCTGTTCCCGGCTCCTCTTCCTGTCCCGAATGTTTGAAATTCCTCGCGCGCCCGTCAGCGCGAGCGGCACCGACACTACAGACCCCGCCCTCCGGCCACGCCTCCTGGGCGTTCCCCGAGCCTACCATTGGCCGAGTCGGAACGCGTCTTCTTTAAAACGATTGGCTGCACCCGCTGTCCATTAGCCCTCCCGCCCAGCCCCTCTCCTTGGACCGTTGTGAAACTGAGGCGATGTGTTCGCCATTTCGGCTCAACGATTCTCTTAAAGCCTGTCCCGAGACCCTTTGCCTTTCCTTTTGTTGAGCCGAAATGGCAGCAGTTTCATAGCAGGTGTAAGCGTACAGCAGGTTTGTTATTGGTCGTCGTATATCCTGGCCGCATAAAAACACTGTTCTCATTGGCTAGTTTGTATTTCCTGAAATTATAACGGCATTTTCGTGCTTTTGCCTTGTAACGAGTAGATCTTAAAATAGACAGATAATGTGTAAATAAATATGTCTTAGCTGAACCTACTACATTAGGTATTAACCAGCATAAGTCATATGCATACATCCCGATTaacggagaaaaaaaacattgtattgaCAGAAGTGTGCTcatcataaaaatatatatatatattttcggTATTTTCCTTTGATCTGTCACATGAAATGCATTACCCAACATTCATAACTCGTATCTTTATCACAAGTACAGGGCTGCGTTTGGGCGCCAAAAAGCgacgataaaaaaaaaaacataagatgtTTTATTAAAGGACGTGGCCCATTGGAAAACACCCGATGACGTATTTCTGTGGCGACGGGCGGGAAGCAGACGCGACAGCGGCGACACGGCTCCTCGTGTCTGTGAGAGCCCGTCTTATTCTCATGTGGACGAGGAGCTCGGTTCCTCAAGCACAGCCAACACGCACAGACATGAAGATAGTCAGCTGGAATATTAATGGTATAAGGACGTTCAAGGCCGGGATAAAGAAATCCCTGGATGCTCTGGACGCGGATATCATCTGTTTACAAGAAACGAAAGTGACAAGTAAGCCGCCGAGGAGCCTCGTACTGCAGGGAAGCTCTTCATGCGGCCGGAGAGACGCCAGGCTCTCGCTCGGGTCCCCCGTACGGTGTTGTTCATATGTAAGGAAGAGGTGTGGTGCCCAGCGCCCCCGGCGAGCTCGGAGAGAGCGATCTGCCTCTCAGTCCCACTTAGCCGAAACCCACGAACACGACACCCGTCACGGCCGGGAAGCTGCACGGCCAAACCGCAGCAAACATAACCTTAAGAAGCCGAGGCGGTTTCAAAATCGGAAAGGCGTCTGCTGAGCGCGACGTCTCGCTTCAGTCTTAATGCGCGTTAAGACTGTTTTACCTTACAAGGCGTATTGACACTTGAGACGTTGTGAGCTTTCTCTACAGATCTCCATCGCGGCATGCAAAGACACCTCCtgttttaaaatatgagtcAGCCCTATTCAGCGTGTATTACGACAGTAATTTGGTGTCCTGGTTGGATTGACAAACGTAATTGCTAAATCACATTTATTCCTTTTACACTGCATGTTTGATATAATACATGGATCTTAAAACCCAGCTTGGTGGTCCCCAGGTATTTATGACACTTTGTTTTCTGAGAAGGAAGGGATCTGGTTGTTATAGAGTGTGTTGAAGTTGTTGGCCTCTGTAACCCCTGTGTCTCCTGAGGCTGCTCTCTCCTGACTGTCATGTTGTTGTCTGTGCCCCAGGAGAGCTGCTGGACGAGAGGACGGCGATCGTGGAGGGGTACAACTCCTACTTCAGCTTCAGCAAGGGCCGCAGTGGCTATTCAGGTGAGCCAGGAGGGGCCCAGCATGGGGTACAGCTCCAGTCCCTCTGGGGTGCAGAGTTCTGATCTGTGGTAGTACATCTCTATCACTCCGGGAGTGCACATCTGCTTTACCTGTGGGGGTGCAGGCAATTTCCCTTTtccttttctaataatacaaaTTTGAAATGACCAGTAATTTTAACTCTAATCTCAATGAAATTGGAAAAAAGTGATTATACAGTCTGACTCAACACTGCACATTTCTCTGCCCACTGTCCCACACCAGCCCAGGAGAGGTACTGGTGGTTCAGTATTCAAAAGCTGGAAGTCTGGGGATACAGTAATAAGCACCAGTCCTGCTCCAATGATGGTCACACAGAATTTCCTCTCTCCTCAAAAGGGGTGGCAACCTTCTGCAAAGACAATGCCACTCCATTCGCCGCGGAGGAGGGACTGACAGGTCTGCTGACAAATCACGGCGGGGCAGTGGGCTGCTATGGCGACCAGGCGGAGTTCTCTGATGAGGAACTGCAGACGCTGGACAGTGAGGGCCGAGCCATCATCACGCAGCACAGAATCGTGTGAGTACATGCCCCTCCAGGCTGGCAGCTTGAGGGGCTCGCTCTGCTCAGGCTAACACAAAATCACTCCAAGACACTGAGGTCAGGCTCATCCGAAATCACCCGAGACTTTCTTTTCAGATACAAACAAAATCACTGTTAGAATAGAGCAAGAGGAATCTGCCCGAGTCGCTGTGAGTTCTGGGTCATTCCAAATCGCAGGAAAATAGTGAAATaaccatccatccgttttctaactgctttctagcttcttccagttcagagacgggggTACATCCAAGGCAGGGGACACACAgacgacacacacacacgctcacaccagggccggttTTCCCAGGAGCCGGTTAGCCTATccgtatgtttttggactgtgggaggaaactggagtacaGTCAGATAACAGTAAGGAAAAATCAAGTCCCCGCACAGACCCGTTGGAGCCCCTCAGTCCAGACGGACAGAAGCCTGAATCCCGAGAGTCGCTCGGCGTTGGGATGAAGGGTTAATGTGCCGGCACCCCCCTCTTTTCAGCTGTGGGGAAAGAGAGGAGACTCTGACGGTTCTGAACGTGTACTGCCCGCGTGCCGACCCGGAAAAGCCCGAGCGCAGACTCTTCAAGCTGCGCTTCtatcagctgctgcagatccgcGCGGAGGCCATCCTGGGAGCCGGGGGGTGAGTCGGGAAGAGAGGAGGTCTGGGGGTGTGCTCTAGCTTGGCAGGGAAAAAACTCCCTTCTGAACGGTTGACATCGCCCTTGCGCCCCAAAACTCACATCATGCTTTAGTCCTTTGCCTTGtaaggaggttgaaaccctctGGGTGGCTTTACAGTGTGCCTGTTGTCTTGTTAACGGCCTTGTCTGCTGGCCAGAGCTGTAGGAGAGGAGACAGCTGTTCCACTCGGCTGATTTGGCAGTAGCTCTGCCTCAATCAAACGCCTTTACCTCAATTCCCTGTGTTGCCCGTAGAAATCTCTCCTGTTATTAAACTCCTTTGCCCTCTCTGTCACTGTATATCCAGATTATGAGAGTTTCTTTTGAACATTGGTGGACCTGTTTTCTTTAACTTTGGGGAGACCAGATGCCCTTGTGAACCTTTGGCAGGTGATCACAGTCTTCAGAGACTCACCGCATCACCTCCTGTGTAAGAAGAACTCAAATTTCCGTTGAGGCTGAATTTATGCCTGAATTGACCTGGTTCTCCTTTGGATCTCACACAGAGCATGCAGTCGTTTACAGTGGGGTTGGGATTTTGTGGATTTGTCGCTGAAAAACCTGACAAGATGATGCGTGTCTCTTGTGTCTTTGGTGCCTTGTTGCCCAGCCATGTGATTGTCCTGGGAGACGTCAACACATCCCACAGACCTATAGACCACTGCGACCCTGATGATGTAGTAAGTGTGAGATTCACAGCCTGTTGACAGGGGCGGCTCACATCTCTCACAGAGGGAAGCATCAGTGATGATTGATGTGTTATGTTCCACGTGTGCAGTGCCTCCCTGTTCAGTCATAgagctctctgtgtgtctggtcctctctcagtgcaggCATAGAGCTCTGAAGGGCTGACATGTTCCAGGCTTAAACCCACAATCTTTACTGAGCCCCTCGAGAGGCCGCTGGCTAgttcatgttattttttgttacttGGTGTGGACTAAGGGCGGAGTGGTGACTATGCGGCAAAGGGTCTGCGcccgtggctggaaggttgccggttcgaatcctgcagccggcagaggaatcctactccgttgggcccctgagcaaggcccttcaccccagctgctccaggagcaccctgcgctctgacccccagcttgctggggtatgcgaacagacagattcctaatgcaagaaactgtatatggctaataaagtgatcttagaAAGTTCACTGTTGTGTGCAGTGTCCTAAAAGTAGACAAGAAGATCGAGGAAGCAGGTTACTGGGCTTCTGCCTCTGTTGATGAGGCGCCGTCCTGTGTAGGAGAGTGCGGCTTATTTCAGGCTGATGTTCCAGAGGGGAACACCCCTCCGTCACACGTTCCCTCTCCCCGACAGGACGACTTCGACGAGAACCCCGGCCGGAAATGGCTGGATCACTTCCTTGCCGGGAGGAATCCGGAGGAGGGGAAGGCGGGAGAGGAAGGGGAGGGGGCGGGGACGGATTCCCGAGACGCCGCGGGCGGGACGCGAGGAGGCCGGTTTGTGGACACCTTCCGCCACTTCCACCCGGCGCGCTCCCACGCCTTCACCTGCTGGTCCACCGTGACCGGAGCCAGGCGGACCAACTACGGCACGCGCATCGACTACATCCTCGCCAGCCGGGGCCTGGCGGAGGCGGAATTCCTGGATTCGGACATCCTGCCCGAGGTGGAGGGCTCCGACCACTGTCCGGTGCGCGGCCTCCTCCGCTGCGCCCTCCTGGCCAGCCCCCGATGCCCGCCGCTGTGCACCAGACACATGCCCGAGTTCATGGGGCGCCAGCAGAAACTGTCCCGCTTCCTGGTCAAGGTGGGCCAGGCCGCGGCGGCGACGGCGGCTGACTCCCAGCTTCCTGGGTCCCAGGAATCGGGGGAGGTCCGAGAAAATCTCCCGCCCGCGGCGGAAACGGGGCGCGGCTCGGGGACGAAGAGGCGGCCGCTGGCTGAGCCCTCCGCCTCCAGGAACAAGAAAGCCAGAACCGCGACGTCCGGCCCCAGACAGCAGGGAAACCTGCTGGCCTTCTTCAGGCCCAGACCCACCGGTGCAGGCAGAGGCGCAACGGCAGCAGGAGACGGGGATCCCCTGGGGGGGCGGCAGGACAGCCCAGCGAGGGTGGGGGGAACCCCAGAGGAAAGCGCAGCCGGCAGCACCACCGCCACGCGGGCGCCCGAGAGCAGTGGTGTGGTGCCGTCCGTCCAGCCTGCCGGACAAGACGTCTCTCCCAGGGGGAATGGTTTGAGTCTCAGGAGATCTCCAAAGGAAAACGAGCTCTCGTTGCCGGGATCAGCTCAGCCAGACGGACCCGTGcctgaggaggaggaagaggaagaggaggagggaggcagGGCTTCTCAAAAGCCTCAGCACAGGGACGGGGAAGAGCCGCAGCGGTTCTGGAAATCGGTACTGAGGGGGCCTCCCACCCCCCCCAGCTGCAAAGCCCACGGGGAGCCCTGCGTGCTGCGCACCGTCAAGAAGCCCGGGCCCAATCTGGGGCGCCAGTTCTTCGTCTGCAACCGCCCCCAGGGCCACGCCTCGAACCCTGACGCCCGCTGCAACTTCTTCACCTGGGTGGCCAAGGGCAGGTGACCGGCCGGCACTGGGAACGACGGCGCGGGAGGTGGCGGATCGCTCTCGTCTCTCTTCCTGCAGTGCATCGCAGCCGGGATTTTTGGGGTCCTCTGCTCCCCAGTTTCGATGGCTCAGCCTTGCCTGCCCAGGGTTACCCCTCCGAGAGTTGGGGGCGTAGGACAGGACTGCACATAATTATTCCCGGGGATCTGCAGCTCTGATGAGTGTACTGATGGctcctgccccctgctggaTTCTGCAGGTAGGCAGGACTGCTGGGAAAGTGCCCGAGGGTCACTCTGGACACATCGCACTGCGGGCAGCGTACGAGGCGCAGGTGCTGGGGCAGTACAGCGCCTGCTGGCAGGTGGGAGGAATCGGGATGGACCCGCTGGACAGTGTCTACCCCGCAGCCTCGCGCTCTCTCTGGTCATCGGTGTTGATTACAGCACTGAAGGCATCGACTCCTCCACTCGCCTGAAAAGGCTGCTGTGTTGAGTGGAGCCACACGGTCactgttttacatttctaacactaaatgttttgtaaatattgaGTATTTGTAGAGTTGTTGTATTCcactgtttcattttaatggttagtaaaataaaaactgtaataAATCAGCATTGATCAGCTTCCtctacatcaatttccctacgggattaataaagtattattatcTTATTATCTCTTATCttataaaagtatttatttttctaagtaTGTTATATCTCTCATCCAGGGCTCTGGCGTTTTCATTCTTGTGAAAAGGTGTGGCTGGTACTGCACTGTTCGCAGAGCGCACTACTACCCTCGTGGTCACTACTGGCCCCTTTGGGATTAGAGGGTGTGGAGAATGTGCATCAGCTTCCTCTGGTATAAACTGAGCACCATACTGAAAAATCCTTTCAGCTCTCTGCCTGCCTTTCAGCTCTCCTCTGCACACAGCCTCATTAACACTTCTGTTAAGATCGGTATATTTAGAAGTCCTTTAACAAGCTCTGTTAACGGAGGTGTTGACACTTATGCCACCAGTTTCCTGTCCTCTGGGGCGATGACATTTTAAGAACATGAGAGAATGAGAGGGGGGGCTGGTTTGCCCAGTCGTTCAGTCGCTAGGAGCTGTTTAGTTCCAGTCGTATTCttgtctgttcaagactaaaaatgttgtttctccAGCCTGGCTTCAGTCACGAGGctgtgttccagactcccagcaGAGTCAGTCCTGGACAGAATCGGTCCAGTTGCAGACTCCTGGCAGTATTATTCCAGGGTATCATGTTGGGAATATGACACCAGCTTTCCTGTCATGGGACAGAAGTCAGTAGCCTCCATTTTTTTCAAGGAatagctgggtgagatccttgaatcaattagcCACTAAAGATCAGCTGACGGCATGGGTTGCTTCTTATCAGCTGTAACCTTGCCTTGCCTGTTCCCGTGCGTCTGACAGAAGGGGAAATCAGAAATCCTTTAGTAACGGAAGCATTACTGGACAAAGAACTACGAGTCAGCAATTTAAGGTTTcagtttcaaaacatattttagaatAGCATTACTctaccattattttttttaattgcacaaaTTCAGTAAGTCTACTTACTGCTTTTCTGCTGTAACTGTGGATTTCTTCAAGAGTGATGTGTAATGACTAGGGGTATTGTAGAAACTCCAGGAGAGGAAGGAAGTGTCAATGCATACTGCCCTCTACTGGACATGGCTGGTATTGTATTCAGATTGAAACAACTAGTCCAGAAACAAGTACTGAAAACATCTCATCCCAGTATTCACCATCCCTGTTGCAGAATTCACCACATCTTACCAATTTTATAAAGATCTCTAAATCATACATTGCTAAATAGTATTGTGACCTATTATGTGAagtaatttttatttacaaagaagACTTTGAAGGTCAGGTGTTTGAGTGGCCCGAGGTCAAGAAGTAAATACCTGGTACCTGGTGGAAGCACTGCTTGCATGTCCCTATAGAATATATGCCAACATGCTTCCGATCCAAAGAATGTAACAAGTGTCTCCTCCCACACATGAATAACtctttcattattaaaaaatggatTTCTATACACCACACCATCTCCTTGAGAAGTCTACTAGTAAACTAGAGCACTCAAGTAAAAAGCAGCCCCTAGCAGTCATGGATGTGTGACTGGGCAACAGTGTGGTGATCAAGTGGGCTTGACTCTCCCTCCCCGAACAGATATGCCCACACCAGCTAAGCGCCGCTGCTTCCTACAGAACAGACCAATCCCGCCATCGCTCCTCAAAGCCAGCGCTGTTTAGTGTTGGTAGTTGTGGAACAGACATGCTAAAGAAGAGTTAGTATTGGCTCTGTATAAAGTACCCCTTCGGACACCTCTGTTGcagctttaaattaaaaaaagaactctACAATGGATAATTACATCTGACAACGAGCCACACAGGACAAGAAGAACTGCGGGCCCGTACAACCAGCCTGTCTTCTGTTCGACATCCACTCTGTTTGGAACAGCCAATTACGAGCTTCGGAGAGGAGTGTGAGGAAGGTGGTCGTCGCTCCTCCAACTCACCCCCTTCCTCTCACGCCACGTCACAGGCAGCTCAGCCCGACCCCAGCCCGGgagccacagggggcgctgttccAGAGCTTAGAGAGCCCTGGCTGGCTCTCTCGGTGGCACACAGCCAGCAGAGCGCCACTGCTTGGGGACGCCCAGTCACAGTTGGCTGGTGCCATGAGCCAGCCTCGAACCCGGGTTCACAGCGCTCAACTTGTGCTGGCAAGTGCCTTTCCCTCATCCGATTCATGACGTGAGGAGATCTTTTGCTCATCTTAACAACAGTAGTAGTTATTTCTTCAATCTCTCAGTCAACATTTTCAGTTCAGTTACAGACAGACACTGCTTCAGATTAAGGGGCTTTAACGAGAATTATTTTTGTAGTGCATGTATCGGTTACAGCTGGCAGAAACTCTCGGACGTCGTCTTTAAATTCATAATTCTACACCAGCATCTGGATTCTGACAGAATGATCGGTATGGTCAACTATACGTACAGACTTCCAAAATTATGGTTCACATTCCAAGATTTTGAAATTGAGGCTAACCCACAAGAATTTAAACATACAAACAGTAATAAATCCAACACTTTCAAGTTTTACATTCAAAACCGCAAAACTTATTCTGGCGAGATAAAAggcttttaaaatgatctgacgTTTGCAAATTGTACTTGTGAAGGGCTTGATTAGTAAAATGCCCCAAATCCCTGTTCTACA
This genomic window from Lepisosteus oculatus isolate fLepOcu1 chromosome 2, fLepOcu1.hap2, whole genome shotgun sequence contains:
- the apex2 gene encoding DNA-(apurinic or apyrimidinic site) endonuclease 2; translated protein: MTYFCGDGREADATAATRLLVSVRARLILMWTRSSVPQAQPTRTDMKIVSWNINGIRTFKAGIKKSLDALDADIICLQETKVTRELLDERTAIVEGYNSYFSFSKGRSGYSGVATFCKDNATPFAAEEGLTGLLTNHGGAVGCYGDQAEFSDEELQTLDSEGRAIITQHRIVCGEREETLTVLNVYCPRADPEKPERRLFKLRFYQLLQIRAEAILGAGGHVIVLGDVNTSHRPIDHCDPDDVDDFDENPGRKWLDHFLAGRNPEEGKAGEEGEGAGTDSRDAAGGTRGGRFVDTFRHFHPARSHAFTCWSTVTGARRTNYGTRIDYILASRGLAEAEFLDSDILPEVEGSDHCPVRGLLRCALLASPRCPPLCTRHMPEFMGRQQKLSRFLVKVGQAAAATAADSQLPGSQESGEVRENLPPAAETGRGSGTKRRPLAEPSASRNKKARTATSGPRQQGNLLAFFRPRPTGAGRGATAAGDGDPLGGRQDSPARVGGTPEESAAGSTTATRAPESSGVVPSVQPAGQDVSPRGNGLSLRRSPKENELSLPGSAQPDGPVPEEEEEEEEEGGRASQKPQHRDGEEPQRFWKSVLRGPPTPPSCKAHGEPCVLRTVKKPGPNLGRQFFVCNRPQGHASNPDARCNFFTWVAKGR